In a single window of the Polynucleobacter sp. MWH-UH24A genome:
- a CDS encoding type III pantothenate kinase, with product MSSFLLIDIGNSRLKWASVDGKRNPIERDKKLWDHSGAIDTKLLGSKEHRDELAHYIFNTIPAPSAIGLCSVVAESAVQQLSELLQPWQNCPQFRLFGNSSYPSLRTQYQNTHTLGADRWAALIAARHLSNDNTLVISAGTATTIDFLGGNGMHYGGWILPGLGLMRQSLLQHTAGLDVASLHQQSSGIGLDTANAIDEGSRLAHLGAIQEAMNFAKQHHQIITRVWIDGGNTNIVFDDLIRKQIPVEKMPGLVLRGLWAWLNTQVTAN from the coding sequence ATGAGCTCATTCCTATTGATTGATATTGGTAACTCTCGCTTAAAGTGGGCTAGCGTTGATGGCAAACGTAACCCCATTGAGCGGGATAAAAAATTATGGGATCACTCCGGCGCCATTGATACGAAGTTGCTAGGTTCAAAAGAACACCGTGATGAACTGGCTCACTATATTTTCAATACCATCCCAGCCCCAAGTGCGATTGGGCTTTGCAGTGTGGTAGCTGAATCTGCAGTCCAACAATTGAGTGAGCTACTTCAGCCCTGGCAAAACTGCCCCCAGTTTCGTCTGTTCGGAAACTCATCGTATCCATCCCTACGGACCCAATATCAAAACACCCATACTCTGGGCGCTGATCGCTGGGCCGCTTTGATTGCCGCTCGTCATTTATCCAATGACAACACCTTAGTGATTAGTGCTGGTACCGCTACGACCATTGATTTTCTAGGTGGCAACGGTATGCACTATGGCGGCTGGATTCTGCCCGGTTTGGGTCTAATGCGACAAAGTCTATTGCAACATACTGCCGGGCTTGATGTGGCCAGCCTTCATCAACAATCGTCCGGTATTGGATTAGATACTGCGAACGCTATTGACGAGGGATCCCGACTAGCCCATTTGGGGGCAATTCAAGAGGCGATGAATTTTGCTAAGCAACACCATCAAATAATTACCCGGGTATGGATCGATGGCGGCAATACGAATATCGTGTTTGATGATTTGATTCGAAAGCAAATCCCTGTAGAAAAAATGCCGGGTTTAGTACTTCGTGGACTTTGGGCCTGGCTCAACACCCAGGTCACAGCGAACTAA
- the rfaE2 gene encoding D-glycero-beta-D-manno-heptose 1-phosphate adenylyltransferase, with the protein MVQPILKPPTFEAKLCDIDGDLEAKLNTLVRPMVFTNGVFDLLHRGHVSYLAQARQLGMSLVVGVNSDASVRMLGKGSDRPINGQEDRMALLAALESVDLVVLFTEQTPVELIRRIRPDIYVKGGDYAIESLEETKVVQAWGGKAFAIPFIYERSTTNLLGKIRS; encoded by the coding sequence ATGGTCCAGCCAATTTTGAAGCCCCCTACCTTTGAAGCAAAACTATGTGACATTGATGGAGATTTGGAGGCAAAGTTAAATACTTTAGTTCGCCCCATGGTTTTCACAAATGGGGTGTTCGATCTTTTGCACCGGGGCCATGTAAGTTATTTGGCACAAGCCCGCCAGCTAGGAATGAGCCTTGTCGTTGGCGTCAACTCGGATGCATCGGTACGCATGTTAGGAAAGGGTTCAGATCGTCCAATTAATGGTCAGGAAGACCGAATGGCCCTTCTCGCCGCATTAGAGAGCGTTGATTTGGTCGTACTGTTCACAGAACAAACTCCTGTCGAATTGATTCGTCGAATCCGCCCAGATATTTATGTCAAAGGCGGAGACTATGCGATTGAGTCTTTAGAGGAAACCAAGGTCGTGCAGGCTTGGGGTGGAAAGGCATTTGCAATCCCTTTTATTTACGAGCGTTCCACCACAAATCTGCTGGGTAAGATTCGTTCTTAG
- a CDS encoding glutathione peroxidase, with amino-acid sequence MKWLIMISLFGTVTMLNPNDAHANSSANKCSPTLSHTFLRLQDEIPQNLCQYQGKVIMVVNTASFCGFTSQYESLEKIYARYKDRGFVILGFPSNDFGQQEPGSNKEIAEFCKNTYDVKFPMFAKSSVSGKEANPLFKMLITKTGTTPKWNFYKYLIDRDGNIVDSFNSLTKPDSKSITSEIEKLLKPKAS; translated from the coding sequence ATGAAATGGCTAATCATGATTTCCCTATTTGGTACTGTGACTATGCTTAATCCAAATGATGCGCACGCAAACTCGTCGGCTAATAAGTGCAGCCCAACGCTTTCACATACCTTTCTGAGGCTTCAAGATGAAATCCCACAAAATCTTTGCCAATACCAAGGCAAGGTCATCATGGTGGTGAATACCGCTAGTTTTTGTGGTTTTACGAGCCAGTATGAATCCCTTGAAAAAATTTATGCACGCTATAAAGATCGTGGTTTTGTGATTTTAGGTTTCCCATCCAATGATTTTGGGCAACAAGAGCCTGGATCAAATAAAGAAATCGCGGAGTTTTGTAAGAATACCTACGATGTAAAATTTCCAATGTTTGCTAAAAGCTCCGTTAGTGGCAAAGAAGCGAATCCTTTATTTAAGATGTTGATTACCAAAACGGGTACCACGCCCAAGTGGAATTTTTACAAGTACCTAATTGATCGTGACGGCAATATTGTTGATTCCTTTAATAGCCTAACGAAACCGGATAGCAAATCGATAACTTCTGAAATTGAAAAACTACTAAAGCCCAAAGCCTCGTGA
- a CDS encoding VanZ family protein, which produces MSGKDEKDLIQERADTPRVPQRIHWPLQAMPLARAIAIIYVFLIGYGCLNPFNVDWKFGLDPFAWWTGPLPKYITLFDVTINILGYIPLGFILVFALYPRWQGFQAIAIAVVFSAFLSGSIESAQSWLPTRVPTQIDWIANLMGAFIGALLAQPLGPHWLSGTALRKRFDYWFGTRWLSVALFILFPFAQIYPQSAWLGMGFLGLGVNPIANWGLGGIHHTIYEASVTGLSWFGVCLFFSLALRANIPKLTLLAGLLAITIIIKSLFTSLQFGSEFGFVWLSAGAIWGMALSSLLAGIFMRFSTSIRLIACISALVALMILVNYFPDNPYFTISLPRWNHSRLAHLNDLMQWLSWLWLPVAFIWLIYFARRANN; this is translated from the coding sequence ATGTCAGGTAAAGACGAAAAAGACCTTATCCAGGAACGCGCGGATACCCCAAGAGTGCCACAGCGTATTCATTGGCCTTTACAGGCGATGCCACTGGCTCGAGCAATTGCGATTATCTATGTTTTCCTGATTGGCTATGGCTGCTTAAACCCTTTTAATGTGGATTGGAAGTTTGGTTTAGATCCATTTGCGTGGTGGACTGGTCCCCTACCAAAATACATCACCTTATTTGATGTCACGATCAATATCTTGGGATACATTCCTTTAGGCTTTATTTTGGTCTTTGCGCTTTATCCTCGTTGGCAAGGATTTCAAGCGATTGCTATCGCCGTAGTATTTAGCGCCTTTCTATCGGGATCGATTGAAAGTGCACAAAGTTGGCTGCCCACTCGAGTGCCTACACAAATTGATTGGATTGCTAATCTAATGGGCGCTTTTATTGGCGCGTTGTTAGCTCAACCCTTAGGGCCACACTGGTTATCTGGAACGGCGCTACGTAAGCGTTTTGATTATTGGTTTGGCACACGCTGGCTAAGTGTCGCCCTGTTCATTTTGTTCCCGTTTGCACAAATTTATCCTCAAAGTGCATGGTTGGGCATGGGCTTTTTGGGTCTCGGCGTAAATCCAATAGCCAATTGGGGGTTGGGAGGAATTCATCACACCATTTATGAAGCCTCGGTGACCGGCCTTAGTTGGTTTGGCGTTTGCTTATTTTTTTCCCTCGCATTACGCGCCAATATTCCAAAATTAACTCTATTGGCAGGATTATTGGCAATCACAATCATTATTAAATCCTTATTCACATCCCTACAGTTTGGATCGGAGTTTGGCTTTGTATGGTTAAGTGCTGGTGCCATTTGGGGGATGGCGCTCAGTAGTCTCCTGGCTGGTATTTTTATGCGCTTTTCAACCAGCATTCGGCTCATTGCTTGCATCAGCGCTCTAGTGGCTCTCATGATTTTGGTGAACTATTTTCCAGATAATCCATACTTCACCATCAGCCTGCCGAGATGGAATCACAGCCGCTTGGCACATCTCAATGATTTAATGCAATGGCTATCTTGGTTATGGTTACCAGTAGCATTTATTTGGCTTATTTATTTTGCGCGCCGGGCAAATAACTGA
- a CDS encoding biotin--[acetyl-CoA-carboxylase] ligase — translation MNWNCILERVAQTESTNDDLMARWRSRELIDPVSRLAKHQTKGKGRAGRQWFAEPNSSLSFSLAYPFNQPQQFLHGLSLVCGLAVIQGISKSLGLDEMSLRQRGLSLKWPNDLLINERKLGGILIEGGKLSSSNANERVWMIIGIGMNLTHSKALENATQLPISALSELNQKHMPMEADLVWLAILNALGDYLELFATKGFVPFRSQWDFWDAYRNQPVSISESGLIKQTGIAHGINEEGAFLLQEFDKAELTTIYAGDVSLRRHT, via the coding sequence ATGAACTGGAATTGCATTCTTGAGCGCGTCGCCCAAACTGAATCAACCAACGATGACCTGATGGCGCGCTGGCGCTCAAGGGAACTTATTGATCCTGTCTCTCGCTTAGCCAAACACCAAACCAAGGGCAAAGGGCGAGCAGGGCGACAATGGTTTGCCGAGCCAAACTCGTCCTTATCGTTCTCGCTTGCTTATCCATTTAATCAACCACAGCAATTTCTACACGGGCTAAGTCTTGTTTGTGGACTGGCTGTTATCCAGGGTATTTCCAAGAGTCTCGGACTTGATGAAATGAGCTTGCGACAGCGCGGCCTCTCGCTGAAGTGGCCCAATGATCTTCTCATTAACGAACGTAAATTAGGAGGGATTCTGATTGAAGGGGGGAAGCTTTCAAGCTCGAATGCGAATGAACGAGTCTGGATGATTATTGGGATTGGCATGAACTTAACCCATTCCAAGGCCCTAGAAAATGCTACCCAATTACCCATTAGCGCTCTGTCGGAGCTCAATCAAAAACACATGCCAATGGAAGCCGATTTAGTTTGGCTCGCCATTCTCAACGCCCTTGGTGATTATTTAGAGCTATTTGCCACTAAAGGATTTGTACCGTTTCGCTCGCAGTGGGATTTTTGGGACGCCTACCGAAATCAGCCCGTGAGTATTTCTGAATCTGGCTTAATTAAGCAAACAGGGATTGCGCATGGTATCAATGAAGAAGGGGCATTCTTACTGCAAGAGTTTGATAAGGCTGAGCTAACAACGATTTATGCCGGCGATGTATCCCTCAGAAGGCACACATGA
- the lipA gene encoding lipoyl synthase, with product MSDLKKEYDPLQKQKSADKTARIPIKIVPLAETLKKPDWIRVKAASSSSRFTEIKQILRENQLVTVCEEASCPNIGECFGKGTATFMIMGDKCTRRCPFCDVGHGRPDPLDLQEPINLAKTIAALKLSYVVITSVDRDDLRDGGAQHFVDCIRRTKELSPSTRIEVLVPDFRGRLEKALDIFASDPQGLPDVMNHNLETVPRLYKQARPGSDYAHSLKLLMYFKARFPQIPTKSGLMVGLGETDEEIFEVMQDMRAHHIDMLTIGQYLAPSNHHLPVLRYVHPDTFKEFEQKAYAMGFSHAAVGAMVRSSYHADQQAHEAGVV from the coding sequence ATGAGCGATTTAAAAAAAGAATACGATCCCCTGCAAAAACAAAAGTCAGCAGATAAGACCGCGCGGATTCCGATCAAGATCGTGCCTCTAGCCGAGACTCTAAAAAAGCCAGATTGGATTCGGGTGAAAGCCGCATCGAGCAGTTCACGATTTACAGAGATCAAACAGATTTTGCGTGAGAACCAGTTAGTCACAGTATGCGAAGAGGCGAGCTGCCCAAATATTGGTGAATGCTTTGGCAAAGGTACGGCCACATTTATGATCATGGGCGATAAATGTACCCGCCGCTGTCCGTTTTGTGATGTGGGTCATGGCAGACCCGATCCTCTGGATTTACAAGAACCAATTAATCTGGCCAAAACAATTGCTGCACTCAAATTATCTTATGTCGTAATTACGAGTGTGGATCGCGATGACCTGCGAGACGGAGGCGCACAGCATTTTGTCGATTGCATTCGTCGCACCAAAGAACTCTCACCTTCAACGCGTATTGAGGTTTTGGTGCCTGATTTTCGGGGTCGCCTTGAGAAGGCTCTCGATATTTTTGCTAGCGATCCACAAGGTTTGCCCGATGTCATGAACCATAACCTTGAGACCGTACCGCGTTTGTATAAACAAGCCCGACCAGGGTCAGACTATGCGCACTCATTGAAGTTATTGATGTACTTTAAGGCGCGCTTTCCGCAGATACCAACCAAGAGTGGATTGATGGTTGGTTTGGGCGAGACCGATGAAGAGATTTTTGAGGTAATGCAGGATATGCGTGCGCATCATATTGATATGCTCACCATTGGTCAGTACCTTGCCCCATCAAATCATCATTTACCCGTATTGCGGTACGTACATCCGGATACCTTTAAAGAGTTTGAGCAAAAAGCCTATGCGATGGGATTTAGCCATGCAGCAGTTGGTGCGATGGTCCGTTCCAGTTATCACGCCGATCAACAAGCCCATGAGGCTGGCGTTGTATAG
- the lipB gene encoding lipoyl(octanoyl) transferase LipB — MQASPVQIRFLGMVDYQKAFDAMKRFTQDRSATTADEIWVLQHPPVFTLGLAGEPRNLHTPIDSIPLIEVDRGGEITYHGPGQIVIYLLLDLRRKKLFVKEFVRSIEEAVIRTLRAYKVIAERKPGAPGIYLSNQSEVEESLWGAKIAALGLKITKQCSYHGLALNIDMDLSPFDAIHPCGYEGLRTVDLKSLGICENIDTVAGTLLNHLQQQLQLEPV, encoded by the coding sequence ATGCAGGCTAGCCCAGTGCAAATTCGCTTCTTGGGCATGGTGGATTACCAGAAAGCCTTTGATGCCATGAAACGGTTTACGCAGGATCGTTCTGCAACAACGGCAGATGAGATTTGGGTGTTGCAGCACCCTCCAGTCTTTACCTTGGGTTTGGCTGGAGAGCCAAGGAATTTACATACTCCGATTGATTCGATTCCGCTCATTGAGGTTGACCGTGGTGGTGAGATTACTTATCACGGGCCAGGGCAAATCGTGATTTATTTATTACTGGATCTTAGGCGTAAGAAGCTTTTTGTGAAAGAGTTCGTTCGAAGTATCGAGGAAGCGGTGATCCGGACGCTCAGAGCTTACAAGGTGATTGCTGAACGCAAACCAGGAGCCCCTGGCATTTATCTGAGTAACCAGTCTGAGGTAGAAGAGTCTCTTTGGGGTGCGAAGATTGCAGCCCTAGGGCTTAAAATTACTAAACAATGTAGTTACCATGGTTTGGCACTGAATATTGATATGGACTTATCGCCCTTTGATGCTATCCACCCCTGTGGCTATGAGGGCTTACGAACCGTTGATCTCAAATCGTTGGGAATTTGCGAGAATATCGATACCGTTGCAGGAACTTTATTGAATCACCTACAACAGCAATTGCAACTGGAGCCTGTTTGA
- a CDS encoding alpha/beta hydrolase, with product MNSRTQTITIQGPAGLIQLSIDLPESLKQNPHTVLRGLALIAHPHPLLGGTMDNKVVQTLARTFNQLDYVCVRPNFRGVGLSEGIHDEGRGELNDLIVISDWMRTPGAWLQSLSNANEQPWITQVNQLPLVLAGFSFGSYVGTHLVQKLAELGRPVERFVMVGSAAGKWELAERVPADTIVIHGENDETIPLSAVFDWTRPQELTVHVVPGADHFFHRKLHCIRNIILSNWLGFPRTSS from the coding sequence ATGAATAGTCGGACCCAAACCATTACGATCCAAGGCCCAGCAGGTCTGATTCAGCTCTCCATTGATTTACCAGAAAGCCTTAAGCAAAATCCCCATACTGTGCTGCGAGGGCTGGCCTTGATTGCGCATCCCCACCCGCTTCTTGGGGGAACGATGGATAACAAGGTGGTGCAGACCTTAGCAAGAACCTTTAATCAGCTCGATTATGTGTGCGTGCGCCCAAATTTTCGTGGCGTTGGTTTATCAGAAGGCATTCATGATGAGGGGCGCGGTGAGCTCAATGATCTAATTGTCATTAGCGATTGGATGCGCACCCCAGGCGCTTGGTTGCAAAGCTTGTCTAATGCCAATGAGCAGCCATGGATTACTCAGGTCAATCAATTACCCTTGGTGTTGGCCGGTTTCTCATTTGGAAGTTATGTGGGTACGCATTTGGTACAAAAATTGGCTGAGCTTGGTCGACCGGTAGAACGTTTTGTGATGGTTGGTAGCGCAGCGGGTAAATGGGAGTTAGCCGAACGTGTTCCAGCCGATACGATTGTGATTCATGGAGAAAATGATGAGACCATTCCATTGAGTGCTGTATTTGATTGGACCAGGCCTCAAGAATTAACGGTTCATGTTGTGCCAGGAGCGGATCATTTTTTTCATCGCAAGTTGCACTGCATTCGCAATATCATTTTGTCTAACTGGTTGGGCTTTCCGAGAACATCATCATGA
- a CDS encoding ferredoxin → MSYQYHLFFCLNERSNGDDCCARHNAQALFDYTKKRVKELGLNGAGKVRVNKAGCLDHCANGPVMVVYPQGIWYSMIDTEDVAEIIDSHLMQGKPVERLMI, encoded by the coding sequence ATGAGTTATCAATATCACCTATTTTTTTGTTTAAATGAGCGAAGTAATGGCGATGATTGCTGTGCTCGACACAATGCCCAAGCGTTATTTGATTACACTAAAAAACGGGTTAAGGAGTTAGGGCTTAACGGTGCAGGTAAGGTGCGCGTGAATAAAGCCGGCTGCTTAGACCATTGTGCGAATGGTCCGGTCATGGTGGTTTATCCGCAGGGCATATGGTATTCCATGATCGATACTGAGGATGTGGCAGAAATCATCGACTCTCATTTGATGCAAGGTAAGCCTGTCGAACGTTTAATGATTTAG
- a CDS encoding DUF493 family protein: MNTNAPAESLIQYPCDFPIKVMGKATPEFLPAVIHVAKQFDPDFQETSIEERPSRDGNYLGLTITVHVTSREQLDEIYRTLSTHPLVSVVL; the protein is encoded by the coding sequence ATGAACACCAACGCTCCAGCGGAGTCCTTGATACAGTATCCCTGTGACTTTCCAATCAAAGTAATGGGTAAAGCCACCCCTGAGTTCTTGCCTGCGGTGATTCATGTTGCTAAGCAATTTGACCCTGATTTTCAGGAGACAAGTATTGAAGAGCGGCCATCGCGTGATGGTAATTACCTCGGTCTAACAATCACGGTGCATGTAACGAGCCGGGAGCAGCTCGATGAAATCTATCGAACCTTATCCACACATCCCTTGGTGAGCGTCGTACTCTAG